The genomic region CCATCTCAGTAGGACTCCACCAGAACGTCGGTATAGAGCTCGGCCGCGTCGGGCTCGGGCGTCGATTCCGCGAAATCGGCGGATTCGTTGACGATCTTGCGGATCTCCTTCTCGATCTCCTTCAACGCGCCTTCCTCGACGCCCAGCGCGGCCAGCTCGCGCTTGGCGTGCTCGATCGGGTCGGACTTGTCGCGCATCGACTGGACTTCCTCGCGGCTGCGATATTTGGCCGGGTCCGACATCGAATGGCCGCGATAGCGATAGGTCTTCATCTCGAGGATCACCGGCCCCTTGCCCGAGCGGACCCATTCGAGCGCGGTCTCGGCGGCGCCGCGCGCGGCGAGCACGTCCATCCCGTCGACCTGGATGCCGGGAATGCGGAAGCTCTCGCCCCGCTTGTAGAGCTGATCCTCGGCCGATGAGCGATTCACGCTGGTGCCCATCGCATATTGGTTGTTCTCGATCACGAAGACGATCGGCAGCTTCCACAGCTCGGCCATGTTGAAGGCCTCGTACACCTGCCCCTGGTTCGCCGCGCCGTCGCCGAAATAGGCGAGCGTGACGCCGCCGTCCTGATTGTACTTGTGCGCAAAGGCGAGGCCCGTGCCGAGCGCGACCTGCGCGCCGACGATACCGTGGCCGCCGTAGAACTTCTTCTCGGTCGAGAACATGTGCATCGACCCGCCCTTGCCCTTCGAGATACCGGCGGCGCGGCCGGTCAGCTCGGCCATGATCTCCTTGGGATCGATGCCATAAGCGAGCATGTGACCATGATCGCGATAGCCGGTGATCACGCTGTCCTTGTCGCCGTCGAGCGCGGACTGCAGGCCGACGGCAACCGCTTCCTGGCCGATGTAGAGATGGCAGAAACCGCCGATCAGGCCGAGGCCGTAGAGCTGGCCCGCCTTTTCCTCGAACCGGCGGATGAGCAGCATCTGGCGATAGAATTCGAGCAGCTCGTCCTTCGAGGCCTTGTACCGTTCCGGCTCGTTCGGCCGCTCGCGATTGGACGGTGCGGGTTCGCTCTTGCGGCGGGGTGCCGGTGCTTTGGCCACGATCGGGAAATCCTCGTTCCTTGGGGAGGAAGAAAGCCCGAGCCTATAGGCGCGTTCCGCCCCGCTGCGCAACGTCCCCGCGCGGCGGAGCGGTGTTCCGCGCCTCAGTCGTCGTAGCGGAACTCGCCGGGCGGCAGCAGCTCCTGCGCCGCGGCGAGGTCGACCTCGGCGGCCGCGGGATCGGTGCAGCTCTTGCGCGAGATCGTCCCTCCGTCGCGCTGGACGAACAGCCCCGCCGAGAATTCGGGCGCGTTCCCGCCCTCCCCGAAACCGGTGCGCACCGTCCTGCTGTAGACGACATAGGTGTAGGCGCCGTTGTCGAAGCTGATCTGTGCCTCGCCGCCGCCCGAATAGGGCGTGCTGGACCAGGCGAGCGTGCCCGATCCGAACGGCTGCGCCGGGTGCTGCAGCTCGAGCGCGTCGGCGGTGCCGTAGCGATATTGGACATAGCGGGTCTCACCCGAGCCGCCGGCGCAGATCGCGACCGTCCGCTCGCCGAGCCCGCATTCGAAGATCACCTGCTCCACCGGCTTGCACAGGGCCGATGCGGCGGCCGGGCCCGGCGTGGCGGGCTGTTCCTCGACGGCGGCGGCCTGCTCGCGGGCCGGACATGCGGCGGAACCGAGCAACAGCGGCGCCAGCGCGATGAAAGCCGTTCCGATCTTCCGCATCCGCTCTCCCCTGTCGTGCGGTTTCGTGCCTGCGCCGTCAGTCGAGCGGGATGATGATCTCGTCGGGACGCGCGACGTTGAGCTGCTTGCGCGCCAGTTCCTCGACCAGATCGGGGTCGGCGCCCCGCTCCGAATCGAGCAGCTCGACTCGATTGCGCAACTGCGCCCGCTGCTTGTCGAGCGCCTGGTACTGCTCGGTCCGCTCGGCGAGCTCCTCCTGCACCTCATGGTGCGCAAGCGCGCCATTGGGGCCGAGCACCGCATAATAGCCGAAGAAGGCCATCGCGATCAGCGCCGCGGCGGGAAGCCCGGCGCGACGGAGGATCGACTGCAGGGGCGACCGGCGCGACATGCCTAATAGTCGCTTAATTTCCCTGCAGCTTCAAGCCGTAGTTGTCCGGAAGCCTATTTCAGCACCTGCCGCCCGGCATAGCGGGCCGCGTCGCCCAGTTCCTCCTCGATCCGGATCAGCTGGTTGTACTTGGCGAGCCGATCCGAGCGCGCGAGGCTGCCGGTCTTGATCTGACCGCAGTTGGTGGCGACGGCGAGGTCGGCGATCGTGGCGTCCTCGGTCTCGCCCGAGCGATGCGACATCACTGCCGTGTAGCGCGAGCGCTGCGCGAGGTTCACCGCCTCGAGAGTTTCGGTGAGCGTGCCGATCTGGTTGACCTTCACCAGCAACGAATTGGCGAGCCCGCGGCCGATCCCGTCGGCGAGACGGGCCGGATTGGTGACGAACAGGTCGTCGCCGACGAGCTGCACCTTGCTGCCGAGCTTGTCGGTCAGCAGCTTCCAGCCTTCGAAATCATCCTCGCTCATCCCGTCCTCGATCGAGAGGATCGGGTAGCGGGCGAC from Sphingosinithalassobacter sp. CS137 harbors:
- the pdhA gene encoding pyruvate dehydrogenase (acetyl-transferring) E1 component subunit alpha; translated protein: MAKAPAPRRKSEPAPSNRERPNEPERYKASKDELLEFYRQMLLIRRFEEKAGQLYGLGLIGGFCHLYIGQEAVAVGLQSALDGDKDSVITGYRDHGHMLAYGIDPKEIMAELTGRAAGISKGKGGSMHMFSTEKKFYGGHGIVGAQVALGTGLAFAHKYNQDGGVTLAYFGDGAANQGQVYEAFNMAELWKLPIVFVIENNQYAMGTSVNRSSAEDQLYKRGESFRIPGIQVDGMDVLAARGAAETALEWVRSGKGPVILEMKTYRYRGHSMSDPAKYRSREEVQSMRDKSDPIEHAKRELAALGVEEGALKEIEKEIRKIVNESADFAESTPEPDAAELYTDVLVESY
- a CDS encoding FtsB family cell division protein, whose translation is MSRRSPLQSILRRAGLPAAALIAMAFFGYYAVLGPNGALAHHEVQEELAERTEQYQALDKQRAQLRNRVELLDSERGADPDLVEELARKQLNVARPDEIIIPLD